A single genomic interval of Terriglobus albidus harbors:
- the pgsA gene encoding CDP-diacylglycerol--glycerol-3-phosphate 3-phosphatidyltransferase, with protein MNLPNSITMSRIASVPLLIWALSPVFPWKDIPGAQEITASIIFILASITDGVDGYLARRRGQVTTLGILLDPLADKLLITSGYICLVSYTPSVVKAWIAVLVIGREFLVNGLRSIASTEGFTIEASEIGKLKTVLQIVSVTAAIMNHGWQTWNIYGFIFDWHLVAITAIYWMAIVSIISAVDYFVGFWKKIDTKSEIRRKRRSFVLSRKKKKILPGASGPQRAS; from the coding sequence GTGAATCTCCCGAACTCCATCACGATGAGCCGCATTGCCAGCGTCCCCCTGCTCATCTGGGCGCTGTCCCCGGTCTTTCCCTGGAAGGACATTCCTGGTGCACAGGAGATTACTGCCTCGATCATCTTCATCCTCGCCTCCATCACCGATGGCGTCGACGGCTATCTCGCCCGGCGACGAGGCCAGGTCACCACACTCGGCATACTGCTCGACCCCCTGGCAGACAAACTCCTGATCACCTCGGGATACATCTGCCTGGTCAGCTATACGCCCTCCGTCGTGAAGGCCTGGATCGCTGTCCTGGTCATTGGCCGCGAGTTCCTGGTCAACGGCCTGCGATCCATCGCGTCCACTGAGGGCTTCACCATCGAAGCCAGCGAGATCGGCAAGCTCAAGACGGTGCTCCAGATCGTCAGCGTAACGGCTGCCATCATGAACCACGGCTGGCAGACCTGGAATATCTATGGCTTCATCTTCGACTGGCACCTGGTCGCCATCACCGCGATCTACTGGATGGCCATCGTCTCGATCATCTCGGCCGTGGACTACTTCGTCGGCTTCTGGAAGAAGATCGACACTAAGTCCGAAATCCGCCGCAAGCGCCGGTCCTTCGTCCTCAGCCGCAAAAAGAAGAAGATCCTGCCCGGCGCGTCGGGCCCCCAGCGAGCCAGCTAG
- a CDS encoding Glu/Leu/Phe/Val family dehydrogenase: protein MKDKKMQVNEILTLDQETNPWAAQEARFNEAAEKLGLEEGLQKVLRQPSREIIVHFPVLMDNGKIEVFTGYRVQHSMARGPAKGGIRYSPDVSLDEVRALASWMTWKCAVVNIPFGGAKGGVICDPHKMSQGELERLTRRFTAELMEFIGPEKDIPAPDINTNEQTMAWIMDTYSMHMRQTVTAVVTGKPVNIGGSRGRTAATGRGLSVVCDEALKHLGIAREGCKVIVQGFGNVGSNAAKLLCEKGYDVIGIAEHDGGVYNANGLDIHALLKYKQQAGTVVGFKDAEAVDPLELLTWKTDILLPAATENVITSRNAERIQARILCEGANGPTTPIADEILADKKIFVIPDIMANAGGVTTSYFEWVQDRMGLFWTEEEVNARLDKTMAESFADVVRYAQAHNVNNRIAAYMLAIDRVAYNIRQRGIYA, encoded by the coding sequence ATGAAGGACAAAAAAATGCAGGTGAACGAAATTTTGACGCTTGACCAGGAAACCAACCCCTGGGCAGCGCAGGAAGCCCGCTTCAATGAAGCGGCAGAAAAACTCGGGCTCGAAGAAGGTCTACAAAAAGTTCTACGTCAGCCAAGTCGCGAGATCATCGTCCATTTCCCCGTTCTGATGGACAACGGAAAAATTGAAGTCTTTACCGGCTACCGCGTGCAGCATTCGATGGCCCGCGGTCCGGCCAAGGGCGGTATCCGCTACTCCCCGGACGTCTCTCTCGATGAGGTGCGAGCCCTGGCAAGCTGGATGACCTGGAAGTGCGCCGTCGTCAACATTCCCTTCGGTGGCGCCAAAGGCGGCGTTATCTGCGACCCGCACAAGATGAGCCAGGGCGAGCTCGAACGGCTCACCCGCCGCTTTACTGCAGAGCTCATGGAGTTTATTGGCCCTGAAAAGGACATTCCCGCCCCGGACATTAACACCAACGAGCAGACCATGGCCTGGATCATGGATACCTACTCCATGCACATGCGCCAGACCGTAACCGCCGTCGTTACCGGAAAGCCGGTCAACATCGGCGGTTCTCGCGGCCGTACCGCTGCTACCGGACGCGGCCTCAGCGTCGTCTGCGATGAAGCCCTGAAGCACCTCGGCATCGCCCGCGAAGGCTGCAAGGTCATCGTCCAGGGCTTCGGCAACGTCGGCTCCAACGCCGCCAAGCTTCTCTGTGAGAAGGGTTACGACGTCATCGGCATCGCAGAGCACGACGGCGGCGTCTATAACGCCAATGGCCTCGACATCCATGCCCTGCTGAAGTACAAGCAGCAAGCCGGCACCGTCGTCGGGTTCAAGGACGCCGAGGCGGTTGATCCTTTGGAGTTGCTCACCTGGAAGACCGACATCCTTCTTCCCGCAGCCACCGAAAACGTCATCACCAGCCGCAATGCGGAGCGCATCCAGGCCCGCATCCTGTGCGAAGGCGCCAACGGCCCCACTACTCCCATCGCCGACGAGATCCTCGCAGACAAGAAGATCTTCGTCATTCCTGACATCATGGCTAACGCCGGCGGTGTCACCACCAGCTACTTCGAGTGGGTGCAGGACCGCATGGGCCTCTTCTGGACCGAGGAAGAGGTCAATGCACGCCTCGACAAAACCATGGCCGAGAGCTTCGCGGACGTCGTCCGCTATGCCCAGGCCCACAACGTCAACAACCGCATCGCAGCCTACATGCTGGCTATCGATCGCGTTGCCTACAACATCCGCCAGCGCGGCATCTACGCTTAA
- a CDS encoding AI-2E family transporter, translating to MEPPIINPPKDRAREIRGYILFTFLVMLAGFLAWKLMHEFEILYVSAIFAVVLTPVVHAIMRWKVWSWSPNKGVSVLVLMIGIFGLLTLLFWLGLPPVISDLKDFAQDLPARIPGAIAKVKRIPMADRLGIDSVTQHVEQVLSATAGYIVAGLPKWIARIADIIMAVILTIYFILEGDTVYRYFLSMVPAIYRIRLDMTLQKAELRVSRWLIGQLSLMAIQGVYSIIVFFSLHVRYFMLLGVLMGITNIIPVAGNLITIIIVFCVAAVDSWTKAFLVLLFYVIYSQVENAWLVPRIMRSSVDLMGITVLVALLCGTAVAGIVGALVAVPTAALVAVIADEYLVRGD from the coding sequence GTGGAACCACCCATCATCAATCCCCCGAAAGACCGAGCCCGCGAGATTCGCGGCTATATCCTCTTTACCTTTCTGGTCATGCTCGCCGGTTTCCTCGCCTGGAAGCTGATGCACGAGTTCGAGATCCTCTACGTCTCAGCCATCTTCGCCGTGGTGCTTACGCCGGTGGTACATGCCATCATGCGCTGGAAGGTCTGGAGCTGGAGCCCTAACAAAGGGGTCTCCGTTCTCGTTCTGATGATCGGCATCTTCGGTCTGCTGACCTTGCTCTTCTGGCTCGGTCTTCCACCGGTCATCTCCGATCTGAAAGACTTCGCGCAAGACCTCCCCGCCCGGATTCCCGGAGCAATTGCCAAAGTCAAGCGCATTCCCATGGCGGACAGGCTTGGCATCGATTCGGTCACCCAACATGTCGAGCAGGTTCTCTCCGCCACTGCCGGCTACATCGTCGCCGGCTTGCCGAAATGGATCGCCCGTATCGCCGACATCATCATGGCGGTCATCCTCACGATCTACTTCATCCTTGAGGGCGATACCGTTTACCGCTACTTCCTCTCCATGGTGCCAGCCATCTACCGTATCCGCCTGGATATGACTCTGCAAAAGGCAGAGCTGCGCGTCAGCCGCTGGCTCATCGGCCAACTCTCGCTCATGGCCATCCAGGGGGTGTACAGCATCATCGTCTTCTTCTCGCTGCACGTCCGCTACTTCATGCTGCTGGGAGTCCTGATGGGTATCACCAACATCATTCCCGTGGCCGGCAACCTCATCACCATCATCATTGTGTTCTGCGTCGCCGCGGTTGACTCCTGGACCAAGGCCTTCCTCGTCCTGCTCTTCTACGTCATCTATTCCCAGGTAGAAAATGCCTGGCTGGTACCCCGCATCATGCGCTCCAGCGTCGACCTGATGGGCATCACCGTCCTGGTCGCTCTGCTCTGCGGCACCGCCGTCGCCGGCATCGTCGGAGCCCTGGTAGCCGTCCCCACCGCCGCCCTTGTGGCCGTTATCGCCGACGAGTACCTGGTACGAGGGGATTGA
- a CDS encoding shikimate kinase, translated as MVTVESANKPQPQTPSPTATTAERVVLTGYMGAGKSTVGRALARELGWEFCDLDHLIETTHAATIAELFTQHGEPGFRQLETRALAAALGRHNAVIALGGGALESLTNRLLLEQKPNTLTVFLDAPFEILFDRCVLQPDAAIRPVLKDPDTAAARFKARRPQYQRAAHIIVDTEPLTPAETVARLIEELRTR; from the coding sequence ATGGTGACCGTCGAAAGCGCAAATAAACCCCAACCCCAAACTCCATCACCGACTGCCACCACCGCCGAACGCGTGGTGCTGACAGGCTATATGGGAGCCGGCAAATCGACGGTTGGCCGGGCCCTGGCCAGGGAGCTTGGCTGGGAGTTCTGCGATCTCGATCACCTCATCGAAACTACGCACGCCGCCACCATCGCCGAGCTCTTCACCCAACACGGTGAGCCCGGCTTCCGGCAGCTCGAGACCCGCGCCCTGGCGGCAGCTCTTGGCCGTCACAACGCTGTCATCGCCCTCGGTGGCGGAGCGTTGGAGTCGCTCACCAATCGCCTCCTTCTCGAACAGAAGCCCAATACCCTTACGGTCTTCCTCGATGCTCCGTTCGAGATCCTCTTCGATCGCTGCGTGCTTCAGCCGGATGCCGCAATCCGTCCTGTGCTCAAGGATCCGGACACTGCCGCTGCCCGCTTCAAGGCACGTCGTCCGCAATACCAGCGCGCCGCCCACATCATCGTGGACACCGAGCCGCTCACCCCGGCTGAGACCGTCGCCCGGTTGATTGAGGAGTTGCGCACGCGTTAA
- a CDS encoding lysozyme inhibitor LprI family protein, translating to MMRLLGLAVLVAWAIPVMIPQRAVGQGSGNSLTERQRLVKQAQEAFDREMAREKAGDCRGVSTTREVLECLEKEGNTSEANYKAFTGALRKMLASYGDDASGSQELVQEFDAIEGAWRGYKKQMCMAAYDLNKGGTIAPVNEGTCHQTLLRGHMRELRDVYDHLWIQ from the coding sequence ATGATGCGTTTGTTGGGTTTAGCGGTGCTGGTGGCATGGGCGATACCGGTAATGATTCCCCAGCGGGCAGTTGGGCAGGGAAGCGGTAATTCCCTGACGGAGCGCCAGCGCCTGGTGAAACAGGCGCAGGAAGCGTTCGACCGGGAAATGGCGCGTGAAAAGGCCGGGGATTGCCGGGGAGTCTCGACGACTCGCGAGGTGCTTGAATGTCTCGAGAAGGAAGGCAATACCAGCGAGGCCAATTACAAGGCCTTTACCGGCGCACTTCGGAAGATGCTCGCATCGTACGGCGATGATGCTTCTGGATCACAGGAGTTGGTGCAGGAGTTCGACGCGATTGAAGGCGCATGGAGAGGGTATAAGAAGCAGATGTGTATGGCTGCTTACGACCTGAATAAGGGCGGGACGATTGCTCCGGTGAATGAAGGAACGTGTCATCAGACACTCTTGCGCGGCCATATGCGTGAGCTGCGGGATGTGTACGACCACCTGTGGATACAGTGA